acactagCTAGATAGTACGGGtattaaaaatgttattccaAGTTACACTTCATACAGTTGCATTTCgccacctttttttatttttgttaaagtGTTAGAGTGTTTCTTTTTAAGCCGCAGCAGTACGACTACCACATTAATGaactattttaattaattgctcTCTCATCATGCGATTTAAGCTGTTCTGGTCTGTTCTGTTCTTTCGCCACAGTTTGGCCTTTACATCCCTTtcgtagaggttaatcttggccTGATCAGTCAATAAAAGTtagttccagaacttttgtggctcatctgtgTACTGTGCAAATTGAAATCTCGCCTTCCGaatcttactactgatgagtggttgcATCtggtggtatagcctctatattgcagCTCTCAAAGTCTTCTTCGAATGGTTGATTTAGATGCCTTCACCCCTGCCaggtggagattgtttgtgatgtcactgactgatgttttggagtTTTTCAGAGCTCTCACAAGGTTTCTGTTATCAACTGCATtgctgttcaatgtctgttgctcagtacgccagtgctttctttctttttcaggacattccaagttgttgtacaagctatccccaatacttgtgcaatggctctgatcgatctcccctcttttctaagcttcaaaatggcttgcgtTTCTCCCAGACAGTTAGTTGTCGTCATGTTAgttcatcttttctaacacaaatgcaatcttcacaggcaaaaccataggataaaaccaagagtagacattcaggacaatttactgtttaaccaatcaaacgGGACACGTCTGGGCAACAAGAaccacctgtcagtcacatgttccaataattTTTGGGGCTAACAAAGACATAGCATGCAAAGTTAAAATTTGATTGGTAAATTAATTGaggaattttatttatattcatctTACAATACCACCTATTGCTGAAACTATATGAAACTACTACATTGGCATGCTGCCTCAGATGCTCCTAGTTTGCCAGGTTGCATGATGATCAGATAATGACAGCTGTTTCAGTAAAAACAGCCACACCTACAATAATTTACTGACATGTCATGGTTTGCATCATCAAAAAAACATTAGTAACTTTTATTGGGGTTACTCCCAGCATGCTTGTGTTAAAATTAGATGAACTTTGTGGATTTGTTctagaaaaaatacaaaatgggaggaaataaaaatgcttcCTGATGTTGTTACTTCAGGTTAGGTTATTATAGTATTTCCCCTTAATAATACCCAATTATTCATGGAAAATTAACCTGCACATTTGCTATAGTGCCATCTAAAAGCCAATTGATCCCAAATTTGTAGTAGATTAAGCTTCAATATACTCACCAGGTTTTGTGATGATTGGACAAAGCAATCATGAGTTACAGCTCTTTTGTAAAAATGGCCATAACAATTGATTGACATGTCATGGATAAAGGTATTgctccataaaaataaaaataaaattctgggTTACACCAGGTGTGCTCTTTGTCAAATTTGGTCAATATTGGATCAATTTTGtaaaagccaaacaaaatgttttttaaatataatcaaTATGGTAGAAAGTCTAAGAGGCTGCGGACATTATTTCTTAAACTTTGTGCAAGTTTGATAAATTACTGTAGTGCCCCCTACTGCTCAATTGTCAACAAATTTTAGTTAGTACAGACTGACCAATAGTACACATTTTGTTTACTACAATGGCAATGGGCTCACCAgctactgattttggtattgctacattgctgcatttctgtgttatggattcCCTTAAATTAGCCAAAGAAATTCAGACCTTTTTTGCAACAGATCCTGACCCAAGACCACTCATTATGTCTGTAATTCAGAAGAATGCGtgccttttttaattttgtgacTGCACATTtgataaaatgtgaattagacctcaaaatccAAAGTTTAGACgatgaattgtccatagacttaacatggaGAGAGACGGtagttaagatacatgactggaaccggcaaggttggtggttcaatccccagtgtagccaagataagatctgtgcagccattgggcccttgagaaagaccccacattgcaccaggggggattggcccctgcttagtcccataacatgtaatgtaataatgtaacaatCTAAAGTTCTAAACTAACATGAAACCATTACTGTATGTTGAGCAACATTATCACATGTAGGTAGTGGCTAGATAAACGACACTACTGACAAgcactcaatttgtgaaaatatgcagtaaagcGAGGGTGGCGAGGAAGCAAATCCTTACTGTTGGTAGATAGTCTGCCTCCAGCGTTAAGTGTTAACGTTAACTGCAGTCGATCATGAAATTATACCATTTTGGGTGTGTGAGATAAATGAaattactagctagctagttagctagtgtaacgggtgagaaattgcctccgaggtgggatttgaaccccagcctctcactcgtccaaatatttgttgaacaaatgcgttaccagtcagctaaagacgaaatCGCCCCAAGCCGAGGGCAATAacattcttttgaatttgagggttacgtcatcagggagtgttgtagaagtaacctgctacaagccttcactttcactgcacttcaccatgctagCTGAGATAACCATGCCACACTAGCTACCCAGTACAAGGGCTCTTTTCTTTGAGTTAACTTACCAATCTTAACTGTTGTGGATAGGTTGCCTCCATTGTTAAGTGCtaggctagctaacattaacattGGCTGTAGCATATTTTAAAAGAATTCCAGATAAATTGTTGGTTATATTTGGTCCTGTGACATATAAAATATTAGTGAGCCTTTGTTAAGTAGCAACACTTAGGTTACCTGATTATATTATTGACTTAACATTTGTGCCTGATAGTTCTCTTTGTGCAAAAATcctttagctagctaaataagaAAAGTTATCTCTCCAGTTTATGGCTGCTAACTGTTCGGAGCCACCTTTTAGAGGCTTTTGGTGCCTCCACCTGGAGAGTAACTTTCTTGATTTTGGCGATACATTCAACTTGCAATTATCATGAGTGGGGGCTATAACATTATAGGGATTACAGAGACATGACGGCTTGGGGATGAAGATGGGGATGAATATTATATAGAGGGGTAAGAAAGGCGGCGGTGTGAATGAATATGTAAGAATCTTAATGTGCAagaaatgagtgagtgaatttTTTGACACGGTATGACAGCCTATAAGAGAGCAATCAATTCTAGATCTGGTGTCATGTAATGATTCTGACAGAAAGTGCAGTATAGAGGTAATGGAGCAACTTGGAACAAGTGATCATAATaatgttttgatgtattttggcaaatGAAGAGGGTCTCCTcctttatccatccatccatccattatctgaacccgcttatcctgaacagggtcgcaggggggctggagcctatcccagcatacattgggcgaaaggcaggaatacaccctggacaggtcgccagtccttcgcagggcacacacaccattcactcacacactcatacctacgggcaatttagactctccaatcagcctaacctgcatgtctttggactgtgggaggaaaccggagtacccggaggaaacccacacggggagaacatgcaaactccgcacagagaggccccggccgacggggattcgaacccaggacctccttgctgtgaggcggcagtgctacccactgcgccatccgtgccgcctctccTCCTTTATAAACTGCAGAAATACCAGATGACTGGAAACAGGCTAATATACTGTAACAGCAATATATAAGAAAGAGGACCGTACTGATCCAGAAAAGTACAGGTCTCTCAGTCTAACTTGCATCACATGTACAATCCTGCAATCTACCATTAgagacaaactggaattatttatttaaaatattaacattCTCCGGTAGAGGCACgagcatgaggaaaaaatgtaagaaagTAGGCTCCCAACAAATTTTCAAATAACCCTACCAAACACCTTGAATTTAATAATATTAGCCAGAATAACTGATCAAGAGGGTCGTGCTAGATGTGAAAATAAACTGTCAGAATTATTTCCTTTGTAGAAAACATGCTGAGAGAGAGTCTAGACATCCATATTAATATGGACATACAAATTGAACGAGCACATTGCGCCCTTACAGCGAAACCTCTGGTGGATGCACAGCCGAGGTCCATAATAGTTAAATTCCTCAGCTACTAGGTAAAGGAGGAGATATTGAAGCAATTGTGACAAAAGAAGGGACTTttatggcaaaataaaaaacatcgaCAACGATTATGCTCCTGACGTGCTCACGAAACGCAAACAATAGGCAGAGGTAAAGAAACTCCGGAAAGAGAGAAATATTCGCTTCCAGACCCCATTCCCAGCCAAACTTAGAGTTCATTATGGAGACAGTCCTAGATTTTACAATACTGCAGAGGATGCGACTTAAGACATGGCAGAAAGAGGATTGCCTGTCACGATAATCAAACCACCAGAGACCCTTACTGAGCAGATAAAGACTGACCTGgaacaaagctgacagattggATAGAAGAGGAAAACAAGGCGGACCATCAGCAAAAAAAAGCTGATTCAATACGGAGGGTCAAAACCTTGTCTAGGCCTATGCAGTAGGCCTTTTCTTTTTACTTCACAAATATATAGGCCTACTAGTTATATAGGCCTACAAACAGGCATAAAAATTATAGATGTTATACTTATTTCtacatatgtacatgtatagataggaatgtatgtatgcatgtatgtaggtatgaatgcatgtacatacatttgattatttttctattttttccccccttggTGTGTGTGATCCTATGGAAATGTCAACCTTTTCTCAAATACAGACAGGATTAAAAAATGAGTCATGTCTGACAAACATTCTTTGtggaagctaccaagtgttttgatatttatttactttacttaAATGACCTTGACAGAGACATTGAAAGTACTTTAGTTAAGTTTGTTAAAAGAATCTACTAATCCAAAAGATTTCAATGGAATCAAGAAGTGggcggaaacctggcaaattaagttctacatatgggaaaacatatagcaggattactttatgggtACATAATTGGAGttgctcaagttgaaaaagacttggtgGTAACAGTTGatctttcaggttctagtcaatgtgtggTAGCAGAAAAAAAGGacgctaggatacatagccaagagtattgaCTATAAATCTAAGGAACTTATACTCACCTGAAACAATAcccttgttagaccacactcggagtactgtgtgcagctctggggcctgcactataagaaagatatagaggcgcTGGAAACAGTTCAGAGaggggcaaccagattgattccatgttgAAAAGATAAAAGTTGTGAGGAtgcttaagatgcttaatctctttaagcttagtaaaaggagacatAGGGGGGTATTTGATTGAGACTTTTAAATTCCTTAAAGAGATTAACAAACCGAACTACAGCCGATTCTTAAGGGTGAGTTTGGTCAGCAGAACAAGAGGGCatgaatggaaattggcaaaggataaattccgcacaggtattaagaagtattttttcacacagacagtggtcactgtggaatgcagtggaggcagaaacactgggtttttcaagaccaggcttgatacgctgctagatactatttaaatggttggcatttatatagcacctttatccaaagtgctgtacaattaatgcttctcattcacccattcacacactcacacactcacacacccacacacccacacactcacacactcacacactcacacactcacacaccgacggcgattggctgccatgcaaggcgccgaccagctcgtcaggagcatttgggggttagttgtcttgctcagggacacttcgactcagcccgggcgggggatcgaaccggcaagcctccgactgccagacgaatgctcttactgcctgagccatgtcgccccgacTTTTAGGCAGTAAGCAGTTGGTACACTTTGTTTGACACGAACATGGAATTTTGACAATCTGCTGGACATAGGACCATGTGTTAATGAAATGCTGTTTTAAccaaaatgtatgtgtatgaatatgaaaatgcattgtgttacttgaaatattgaaaaagagGGTggtcattaaaacatttttttttccaatcttcaccatcacaggaaaggaggaggaaaggagaaGGAACATGTTATACCCCAGAAGTGGACAATAATAGGCACTGATCGTTTACTGTGTTTTGGTACATCAGGATCCTAACCTTATTGAAAGAATgttcaatttaaatttaaaaattaagCCTTTACTTCCGGGCACTGTTTCtttcagaacattttaaaaatgaactgtCATTTATATTCTAGTACTTCAGTTTACAGAAGCAatattttcagttgcacctaCCAGAAGGCTGGGCCCCATCAGAGAAGTGTTCTTTGCCTGTGATCCAGAGGCCCTGTCCTTGCGATGGGAGCTCTGTGGGAGTTTGGGCACATCCCAGCCAGTAGGAGCAGGGGTATGTGAGCTGCAGCCACTCCCCCTGCTTGTGCCAGGGCCATCTTGCTCAAAGAAGGCCCTCGCAGCCAGGGCAAGGATCTCTGCTTGCTCAGACGTGAAGGTGAAGGTTCCAAAAGCAGAGGATGAAGTGCTGGCCACATGACCCATTGGGAGCATGGATGCGATGGAGAACCCCCGACTGCCCCCACAGCTGCTAGAGCCCAGGGACTGTCCCAATGCATcctgctccagcacacacacctgctgcagtGAGGAAGGATCCTTCCTGGGAAGGGCATGTCCTCCCAAGTCCGCATCCCCTAGATCCCTCTCCATATCCAGTTTGCTGGTTTTGGCTTCCATAAGGGTGGAGTCAGGTGCAATGGTGGAAAGTGCAGGGTCATGCTGGTGAGATGGGGGCCTCCTGCACTCTGAcatgtgagagaggggggttgtCACAGAGGGCGAGGCTGAGACAGAAGTGGATGGTGTGAGGGGCAGGGAGGCGGACAGGGAATTCTGGAGGTCTGCTGGCCGACTGGACTCAGCTGTCACAAAAGCAACCTGTGGAGAAGGTGTTATGGTATGGCCTGTCGTACCAACACTGCTAGCTGAGATACTGACACCACTTGCTGTGGGTCCAGTCACTGTGAAACTGACACTAGTGGCTATGGGTCTAGTCTGTGTTGAAGTAACACTATTGGCTGTGGGGACAGTCTCTGTGGCTCTGACAATAGTGGCTGTGGAACTACTACTACTTACTCTAGGTCCAACTACTGTGGAACTGACATTAGTGACTATGGAACTGACAGTACTAATTATTGATCCTGCCACTGTGGAACAGATACTAGTGGCTATAGGTGCAGTCATTGTGGAACTGACAGTTGTGGCTATAGGTCCAGTCATTGTGGAAGTAACACTTGCTACAGTGGGTTCAGTCACTGTGGAGGTGCCACAAATTGCTGTGGGTCCAGTTACTTTCGATATGGCATTAGTAGCTATAGAACTAACACAACTTACTGTGGAGTTAGCACTACACATTGTGGGTCCTACAACTGGAGAAAAGATGGTGCTCAGTGTGGGTCCAGCTACTGATGAACTGACTGTAATATCCGTGGCAGTGTGGGAGGGTTCTGTGACCCTGGAGGCTAGAGAGGACATCTTTGAGAGTGTAGCCAGTTCTGTAGTTGGGAACATGGAAATTTCCCCAGTCTTTGTTGTAATGGTAGGTGGTTGTTTCTCGGCAGGCTCAGTGTTGATCTGAAGGGCAGGGCCTCCCTGTTTAGATATAGACCTCTGGCCTGTACTGGCCTTCTTGCTGCCTGTGCGTTTGGTTCTGGGTGGGACGCAAGCCTTAAGAAGAATAGTAGTGGTGCCACCTATCGGCGCTAAAGCCAAAGGGGCAGATCTTGTGAGCCCAGCAGAGGAGCTGCAGTTCACAGTTTCTGTGGTAACGGGCAGAGCAGGCTGTGCAGCTGCAGGgggctgggcctggctctgggtgGGGACATTTGAGATGCTCTGATTGAGATTGGCCAGGGCCCCCAGAGAGTGCAGGGTAATGTTGACATTAGGATCCTCCTTGGTAGTAGGCTGGACGATCTGCAGTGAGGGCTGAGCTGCCGCCCCACCAGGAGGTTTCATAGCCTGCAAGGAAAACACCTGCCCGCTTACTGTGACTGTCTGGGATTTCTGTGTAGATGTCATTGGCCGGGGTAAGATGTGCACAAGCTGCTTCCCCCCCACAGTCTGTACGCCACTTCCGCCACTGGCCACCACACTGGAAGTGCTAGTCTGATCACTTGTAGAAACTGTAGCTGGCCCTGTGTTGCCCTGGGAGGTTGGTGGAACAGGGTTCTGATTGGGTGCTTGAATTATGACAATATGCTGACATGGGTTCTGACTGGGCAGGCTGCTCCTAGCTGTAGCCATTGGTTGGCAAGGATTAACTGGCTGCAGGATGAACACGTTGGGTTTGTTGGGGGTCTGGGGGACAGCAGGGGACTGGCTGCTACTCATATGCAACACCtgcagcagaggtggaaaagCAGACTGGGattgtggtggggggggtatggGTGGAGCAAGGGCCTGTGCTTGGATTTGGGGAGGAGCAAGGACAGGCTGAACTGAAGACTTTGCAACAGGGAAGCATGTGGATGGCCCTTGCTGTCCACTATAAGACACAGTGGAGCTGTTGatactgggggtgggggtgagggccGGGTGACAGACAGGCTGGGAGTTCCCACCGAGCTGCAGAGTGGTCCACGTGGTCTGAGTGCTCCCCGCCATACTGATCTGGAAGGCCAGAGGGGCACCGGTTGGTGAGGGTACGCTTCTGCTCAGCATGGAGCTCACAGATATAGGGGGACTGGGGGAATTTGCTATAGCAGCCTGTGTATGAAACGGggcctgggggagggagaggggtgtagGCTGGCTGGTTAAAGCTGCAGGGCTTGGTGTTGGTGTGGAAGTTGATGCAGGGGGCTGCATAGTGCTGCTGTTTGTAGGGAGGGGGCATGGACCCTGAAAGGTGATGTAGGACAGGGAAGGGGCCAGCTTTGTGGCAGGATGCGCCTCAGCTGGCTGCTGCTCCACCAACCTGACACCAGGTGTGCATACTGGGGGGGCAAGACTGGCCCCAAGCAGGACCTGCGGAGCCGAAGAGGCAGGCGCATCCTGTAGCATAGACCCATTTTGGCACACTTTTGGTCCTACACCTGCCATAATGTCACAGTGAGACTGGATCACTAAGGCCTCCGCTGGTTGCTTCCTCACATCCTGGGTAGGACTTGTGGTAGACTGGTCCTCTGCAGCTGGACACAACACATTTCCATTGGAGTAGACGATAATGCCGTCAGGCACAAGGTGCGTGGGCGTGACTTTAGCCACCTTGGCACAGCGCAGCTTGCCCTTCCAATGCACAGTAGGGTCATTGAGGAAGCTGATGCCATTGACCTTTAACAGCTCCATGTAGTGAGCGCTCTCCTTACGTAGCTCCTCCAACTGCCGCCGCAAACGACAAATCTCCTCCGCTGGAacagatatacacactcataGTGCCACAGACGTACACACTCCTATTGccatagacatacacactcccagtgccacagatatacacacagtgccacagatatacacactcacagtgctACAGACATGCACAATCAAACTTCTAAAGACATACATGCTCACAGTGCCACAGCAATAGACACTCTTCATACTGAAGCAGAGAGAGCAAGGAGAAATGGGTTTAAGTGGGGGGCACAGAATAAGAAGTAAACCAAACAAAGGGTTGTACCTTGCACTCTGTCACCTCCATTGAGCAGAAGAATGTCGTTCTGCTGCTTGAGCTGTATGATGTAGCGAAGAGCCTGGtccaaaatcatatttttactCTGCAAATAGAGCAGGAAACACAACTAACTGTTCATTCTGCATATATGCTAGAAATAGAGAAATGGAACAATGGACTATTGTGCTTTACTGGCTGTACAAGATCAGTTGTGTGCACACAAGTCATTTTCCAGAGAATTTGCAGCAGGTGTGCATGTTACCTGCTTCAGGGCTGGTGAGCAAGGCAGCAGTTCTCCAATGCGGTTGATTCCAGCATTAATTTTCTTCTTCCGATGTCTCTCAACTACAGAAGTGGGGGAATGATTGGCTCATCAGCTCCataattattcttttattttttccacaattCAGAAACATTGTGGTAGATCTCTTCCCACTCCCTGTAAGACCGGTGTAAATCTGGGTAGTCCAGTAGGCCAGCGTTACAGCTTCAGAGAAACGATGAAATACTAATAACCCATGAAATTTACATCAGTAGGATATCATTTTTTGGGGGTGCAATTGTATAACACATGCCTGGGCCTGGTTCTATCCTTCCAGTCATTCACAGGTGCACAGGGCCTTGAAAGCAGGGTGCAAGGCACCCACCTTATAACTGAACCCCTGCATCAAGAAAACGGCTCCAGAAATCTCACCTGCATTGTGACTTTCCTTGTTCTTCTTCCTGTCGACACAAATAATACAAACCTATCAAATGAGGCTTGCAGGGTATGTATTGTCTGGTATGGAAAATTAAAACAGCTATGCCGAGTAGGCTTACACTTTAAGTCCATGCTAGCTACCTAGAAGAAAGCAAGCAATTCATGAATCAGTGGAgactgcagtaaaaaaatatcaaaaatgtCTCAGTTCAAATTATATAACGGTCTTATAATTTGAACACTGTAGGTACTATATAATGCTTCTCTGTATGAATTGCTACCAGTTTTATGGCTAGCCCACAGATAGCTTGGTAAACAGATGTGGAAATATTTGCTAGCTAATGAATTTGCCGTCGCAAACCTTAGGTAGCTAGATAGCTAGCTCACAGGTTTTATCTGAGAAATAATTGAATATAACTTTAGCTAATCGTTATCTTCTATAGTTATCTTCTACCAGTTTGTATTCCATGTCAGTTGGCTAGCGACAGCTTTCCCAGTTAAACAGGGTAACTTTAACATAGCTGCCTAGCTACCACCTATGTGAGGCAAATAGCTACCTCTGCTCATCAACTTACCACGGAGATGCAGGTTCTGATTTGATCAAATCAAATAAGACTAGAAAAATCTATTCGTATAGTACAGTAAATTCAATTAAGAACTAATAGCCTATATAATCACACcaacacatatatatattacagACATCTAAGGAAAAACTTGTGTTCTGCTGATCCAGCACCAAGTAGTACCAATTCATTAATTCCCCATTCATTTCCTCAAAATTAAAGCCCCACTTCTCTAAATCAGTATTATTTTATGTAGAAACATTCCAACATCATCTTATTACCATTCCTGACTTTGCTTCCTGATAGTACTTTGGTAGGCATCCAGATTCAGAACATGGCTGAGCCAAATTCTGCGTCAACTGATTTTGTGAAGCAGATGATATTTGTTGATGGCTTGTTTGTTTTCACAGTATTCCCGATATAGTAGTTAATAGGATCATTATATTGAAAGGGTATAGCAGCAATTGGTTCTCTGCCAAGGTAATCTCAAAGCAACAAGTGCCTTATCACAACCAAACCCACAGTGCAATGCTCTTAAAgccacaaaacatattttttaacattttgtagTAATATAAATAGCTTACTGAGATGGTAATGCCTCAAAGAAGGAAGTAAATCTAGCCTATAAATGGGAGTTATATTTAACATTGCTTCTAATTTCTTGGGAGAGCAGTTATCACCAACATAacgttatatattttttattatgaatttttaaaaagtgagagAGGGTCCAGTTCAACTTTTTCGCTGACTGGCATGGGTCAACACATATAGTTTGATATACATACACCCGCTTAGCTACATCAAGGTCCGGCTAAACTAGGCTcgcctggttttgttttgttaaacaatgttctgttaaattcaCGCAATTAACATGCTTTCTTTCCATAACGGACCAAATTAGACCATTAAAAGCACCAGCCTATGAATGCATTTAACTCGTAGCCCATTTGTTCCTAAATAGACGGTAACTGCCAGTTGATTTCTTGAAAGTTCAAGCACTTATTACCATTGCTGCAGTTTTGTGCGGcatgttatttcattttaattgcacTGTATCTATTAATTctatacatacatttttggaCTGCTGTTGAGGGCTTTGCATTGCAAGTAGTTGATTCACTAGCATTATTATGGTAAATAGCTTACATTTAAGATGGTTTAACATAGAACTGGTACTATGGTATGAAACTTAGCTTACAATTTGAGGTTCAGAAAAACGTTAGTCAGTTATCGGTaaattttttgtaaatgttttacgACTCAGTTTTGGTTTGCCATTTAAGTGTTTAACCATTCACACCACTAGTATCTGTAATCTTTGGACTGTTAGTGTTTATGGATGGTGCGAACCATTGACCGTAATCAAATTTGTTTAGGCCTACTGAAcaataaaggtacaatgggtaatttcggactcctaacggtcaagagaggaattgcaacaacaaacaaccacagaccacaacactgtttaagcttccaacaatctatgaatataacgcataATATgaagcgttattatacagttcagtgctctcgtgcactgttttggaaagctgacagtgacaaatgcaacagagcctgccgtgtTTTCGTAGTGTTCACGCAAATGTGAATTTATGAAa
The sequence above is a segment of the Conger conger chromosome 4, fConCon1.1, whole genome shotgun sequence genome. Coding sequences within it:
- the LOC133126078 gene encoding basic helix-loop-helix domain-containing protein USF3 isoform X3; translation: MILDQALRYIIQLKQQNDILLLNGGDRVQAEEICRLRRQLEELRKESAHYMELLKVNGISFLNDPTVHWKGKLRCAKVAKVTPTHLVPDGIIVYSNGNVLCPAAEDQSTTSPTQDVRKQPAEALVIQSHCDIMAGVGPKVCQNGSMLQDAPASSAPQVLLGASLAPPVCTPGVRLVEQQPAEAHPATKLAPSLSYITFQGPCPLPTNSSTMQPPASTSTPTPSPAALTSQPTPLSLPQAPFHTQAAIANSPSPPISVSSMLSRSVPSPTGAPLAFQISMAGSTQTTWTTLQLGGNSQPVCHPALTPTPSINSSTVSYSGQQGPSTCFPVAKSSVQPVLAPPQIQAQALAPPIPPPPQSQSAFPPLLQVLHMSSSQSPAVPQTPNKPNVFILQPVNPCQPMATARSSLPSQNPCQHIVIIQAPNQNPVPPTSQGNTGPATVSTSDQTSTSSVVASGGSGVQTVGGKQLVHILPRPMTSTQKSQTVTVSGQVFSLQAMKPPGGAAAQPSLQIVQPTTKEDPNVNITLHSLGALANLNQSISNVPTQSQAQPPAAAQPALPVTTETVNCSSSAGLTRSAPLALAPIGGTTTILLKACVPPRTKRTGSKKASTGQRSISKQGGPALQINTEPAEKQPPTITTKTGEISMFPTTELATLSKMSSLASRVTEPSHTATDITVSSSVAGPTLSTIFSPVVGPTMCSANSTVSCVSSIATNAISKVTGPTAICGTSTVTEPTVASVTSTMTGPIATTVSSTMTAPIATSICSTVAGSIISTVSSIVTNVSSTVVGPRVSSSSSTATIVRATETVPTANSVTSTQTRPIATSVSFTVTGPTASGVSISASSVGTTGHTITPSPQVAFVTAESSRPADLQNSLSASLPLTPSTSVSASPSVTTPLSHMSECRRPPSHQHDPALSTIAPDSTLMEAKTSKLDMERDLGDADLGGHALPRKDPSSLQQVCVLEQDALGQSLGSSSCGGSRGFSIASMLPMGHVASTSSSAFGTFTFTSEQAEILALAARAFFEQDGPGTSRGSGCSSHTPAPTGWDVPKLPQSSHRKDRASGSQAKNTSLMGPSLLVPLGVQPAVGTTSGPVGSRNPLSLSYTSSPRSQSQPSHSQPTQLQPTQSQTQPTQSQPTLSQATQLQASTVGSLSVNNLIRPLSSGQQPYTCSPSHTQQGSVPSPIATAVPVVQSSAPLLPPCSEYTPLKNALMRPHGTEHHMKDMSKRPAPDDTLLPSSKRPKTSSVPNMGQMDMKAAPTDHTQMMVSCSSSSSSNSVGRGYPSDGLSGLFPGNSFMSSMLKPVDGHCAPQGTSHQQSHSQHIPHPPGHHLPMGNPYLKQQQQQQQQQHGQRLHLYQLQHHLTQQDPTQFHSVHQRTLQQDQHSQKKRGLVQGGQPGGPMGLPQKAHHVDKGREQQQQHQQQHQQQSSHSRHQHIQHIQQQQFGVRPQEKSCEGQPVVPRALHGSHLGQERQAGQNHSALQRLMSSRALEQLTSQPGGAVSRHSDITCTPSRQERHRVSSYSAEALIGKSTSSVDQRMGIPLQAARAPQDQADLHTYLDASRGKGHNPQGHSGPLNVSCGSTGQHQLGSFEVQVSRESEMTHKPTPPSHRGLQTQGIRMGLGSGVERQPRGAFPGAQGVPMGSGQREHESCHQSFMQSLLAPHLSEQVGHQSVAQCCPPVSMEYSCGSGGSSTDLQAKAGSPSMPPAQKTPNMHISEGNKGHLNPQVGTNMQLPGVRGGLPPHPTTPQSNSEPGRAPARPVNSVNQRARHPAQDVQGTKMRPGDRGRSGTLRSGNSFEPDGQPSLPTGGGMLLGRQQTGGEVKRGSIVRFMADGAQVSGDNLVSDQHLTQNFGFSFIPEGGGMNPPTINASPSFIPPVTQPSAARTPAILPVEAQNTLPSFYPSYSPAAHPSLPSDIPLQYFSNQMFTSPSADKSSSTPLNNRFGSILSPPRPVGFTQASFPLLPDMPPMPIANSSSITPHLSNFNLTSLFPEIATAMPPDGTAMPMSPLLSLTNTSSADSSKQPNRPAHNISHILGHDGSSAV